From Actinomycetota bacterium, a single genomic window includes:
- a CDS encoding TPM domain-containing protein encodes MRWLLVAIVAAVQLWAGGGPAWAEQPLRVDDQVTDRVGALAGDSARVREALDRLRDANGTQLFVVYVSDFNGMNGQQWSDETARRSQLGDRDVLLAVAVDDRAYGYSVAGAFPLSDSELADLAVQEVEPRLAAGDWAGAAVAMADGLRTGGRAGGDGGGGLPVGALLVGAGIVGGGALLLSRRRRARGADARAGNAPAASGRARAPGGQPTIPTRELAQQANAVLIEVDNAVQTSEQELGFAQASFGDEAVMGFRQALEQARGELSQAFALRQRLDDAEPEDEQTTRAMLTEILQLCRSADDRLDAQAEAFDRLRDLEGTVPDVLAALGPRAQEVQARLPQEEQRLESMQGRYAATALAPVVGNVEQARQRLNAAQGELTEARSALDAGRRGEAVVSTRAAEDAVAQASTLLDGIARLETDLLEAGARIAAARTETEKDLAEARAMLASGNAADPAGLRPLIGRAEAALTAAEAALRPAPGTLPDPLAALRQVDEADVVLDAALAAARDAQAQRQRAAAILDQALLAARSSFAAASDFVATRRGAVGSEARTRLVEAQRHLEQAMALSEQDPTQALREAQYADQLAQLALQLAQSDVDQWSSPYGPGRGGGYGRGGGLDLGSLVLGGILLGGGGGFGGGRGGFGGRSPGSFGGSGTRGRRGGGGRF; translated from the coding sequence GTGCGCTGGCTGCTCGTGGCCATCGTCGCAGCGGTGCAGCTATGGGCCGGTGGGGGGCCGGCTTGGGCGGAGCAGCCATTGCGGGTGGACGATCAGGTGACCGACCGAGTCGGCGCGCTCGCCGGCGACAGCGCGCGGGTGCGCGAGGCGCTTGACCGGCTGCGGGATGCCAACGGCACCCAGCTGTTCGTGGTCTACGTGTCGGACTTCAACGGCATGAACGGTCAGCAGTGGTCCGATGAGACGGCGCGGCGGTCCCAGCTCGGGGACCGTGACGTGCTGCTCGCGGTCGCGGTCGATGACCGGGCCTATGGCTACAGCGTCGCCGGGGCGTTTCCCCTCTCCGACAGCGAGCTCGCCGACCTGGCGGTCCAGGAGGTGGAACCCCGTCTCGCGGCCGGCGACTGGGCGGGTGCGGCGGTGGCCATGGCCGACGGGTTGCGAACGGGTGGGAGAGCCGGCGGTGATGGCGGAGGTGGACTGCCGGTGGGTGCGCTTCTGGTCGGCGCGGGGATCGTGGGCGGGGGCGCCCTGCTGCTGAGCCGTCGACGTCGTGCGCGTGGCGCTGACGCCCGTGCCGGGAACGCCCCTGCTGCATCGGGCCGGGCGAGAGCCCCTGGCGGGCAGCCCACGATCCCGACACGGGAACTCGCGCAGCAAGCCAACGCCGTCCTCATCGAGGTCGACAACGCGGTGCAGACCTCGGAGCAGGAGCTCGGTTTCGCTCAGGCCTCCTTCGGCGACGAAGCGGTGATGGGCTTCCGACAGGCGTTGGAGCAGGCGCGCGGGGAGCTGAGCCAGGCGTTCGCGCTGCGGCAGCGACTCGATGACGCCGAACCCGAGGATGAGCAGACGACGCGGGCGATGCTGACCGAGATCCTCCAGCTGTGTCGTTCGGCCGATGATCGCCTCGACGCCCAGGCCGAGGCGTTCGACCGGCTGCGCGATCTGGAGGGAACGGTGCCCGACGTCCTGGCCGCGCTCGGGCCACGGGCGCAAGAGGTGCAGGCGCGGCTGCCCCAGGAGGAGCAGCGGCTGGAGTCGATGCAGGGACGGTACGCCGCGACCGCGCTGGCGCCGGTCGTCGGCAACGTCGAGCAGGCGCGCCAGCGGCTCAACGCCGCCCAGGGCGAGCTCACTGAGGCCCGCTCGGCGCTGGATGCCGGCAGGCGAGGCGAGGCGGTCGTGTCCACCCGCGCAGCCGAGGACGCGGTGGCACAGGCATCGACCCTGCTCGACGGGATCGCGCGGCTGGAGACCGACCTGCTCGAGGCGGGCGCACGGATCGCAGCCGCCCGGACGGAGACGGAGAAGGACCTTGCCGAAGCGCGGGCGATGCTGGCTTCGGGGAACGCTGCGGACCCGGCTGGACTCCGGCCGCTCATCGGCCGGGCGGAGGCGGCGCTGACCGCGGCCGAGGCCGCCCTGCGACCTGCGCCGGGTACGCTGCCTGACCCGCTGGCCGCGCTGCGGCAGGTGGACGAGGCGGATGTGGTCCTGGATGCGGCGCTGGCGGCGGCCCGTGACGCGCAGGCTCAGCGCCAGCGTGCGGCGGCGATCCTCGACCAGGCGCTGCTGGCGGCGCGATCAAGCTTTGCTGCGGCCAGTGACTTTGTCGCAACCCGCCGTGGTGCGGTCGGCAGCGAGGCACGGACGCGGCTGGTCGAGGCGCAACGCCACCTGGAGCAGGCCATGGCCCTGTCCGAGCAGGACCCGACGCAGGCCCTGCGGGAGGCGCAGTACGCCGACCAGCTGGCCCAGCTGGCGTTACAGCTGGCCCAGAGCGATGTGGACCAGTGGTCTTCGCCCTACGGGCCGGGCAGGGGCGGTGGCTACGGCCGCGGTGGTGGGCTCGACCTTGGCAGTCTGGTCCTCGGGGGCATCCTGCTCGGTGGCGGCGGGGGATTCGGCGGGGGCCGCGGAGGGTTCGGCGGGAGGTCGCCGGGCAGCTTCGGTGGCTCGGGCACCCGGGGTCGTCGGGGCGGAGGGGGGCGCTTTTGA
- a CDS encoding GNAT family protein, whose amino-acid sequence MHRRAHRDLQPRRVLPPGRPAGVSSPAESRRDGFWERDEGTLLIWNRDDVMVGHIEFFPPVNYWDAYELSYQLYGQEHAGQGYTTEAVRLLVDYLFGAKKVNRISLVIVPENAPSRRIAEKCGFQLEGTARGAFFNGGRNVDVLVYSLLRDDPRPWHKSG is encoded by the coding sequence ATTCATCGACGCGCACACCGAGATCTCCAACCGCGGCGAGTTCTTCCCCCTGGGCGTCCAGCCGGAGTCAGTTCTCCGGCGGAATCACGCAGAGACGGGTTTTGGGAGCGGGATGAGGGCACCCTCCTCATCTGGAACCGGGACGACGTCATGGTCGGCCACATCGAGTTCTTCCCACCGGTCAACTACTGGGACGCCTACGAGCTCTCCTACCAGCTGTACGGCCAAGAGCACGCCGGCCAGGGTTACACGACCGAGGCGGTGCGCCTCCTGGTTGACTACTTGTTCGGGGCAAAGAAGGTCAACCGCATCTCCTTGGTGATCGTGCCCGAGAATGCCCCGAGCCGGCGGATCGCGGAGAAGTGCGGATTCCAGCTCGAGGGAACAGCGCGCGGAGCCTTCTTCAACGGCGGCCGCAATGTCGACGTGCTCGTCTACTCGCTGCTCCGCGACGACCCACGGCCCTGGCACAAGTCGGGCTAG
- a CDS encoding PspA/IM30 family protein, translated as MAQQSILGRIGQLARANINAMIDAAEDPEKMLDQMVRDYTTNIAEAEAEDAVAQTIGNLRMLEEDHQEALENAREWGVKALAASRKGDELRASGDTAGADRFDSLAKIALQRQLDAEGQVAAFEPQIAAQTEVVERLKTGLERMRGKLSELTAKRNELVARAKMAEAQTRVHDAVRSIDLMDPTSEVSRFEDKVRREEARVLGRQELQASSLDAQFEALEDDGELLEVEARLAALKKGTAPPAIGSDR; from the coding sequence ATGGCGCAGCAATCGATTCTCGGCCGGATCGGCCAGCTCGCCCGAGCGAACATCAACGCAATGATCGACGCTGCCGAGGACCCCGAGAAGATGCTGGACCAGATGGTCCGCGACTACACCACCAACATCGCCGAGGCCGAGGCCGAGGACGCGGTCGCTCAGACCATCGGCAACCTGCGCATGCTCGAGGAGGATCACCAGGAGGCGCTGGAGAACGCCCGGGAGTGGGGCGTCAAGGCGCTGGCGGCCAGCCGCAAGGGCGACGAGCTGCGGGCCTCCGGCGACACGGCGGGCGCCGACCGCTTCGACTCCCTGGCGAAGATCGCGTTGCAGCGCCAGCTCGACGCCGAAGGCCAGGTCGCCGCGTTCGAGCCCCAGATCGCCGCCCAGACCGAGGTCGTCGAGCGGCTCAAGACGGGCCTGGAGCGCATGCGCGGCAAGCTCTCGGAGCTGACTGCCAAGCGTAACGAGCTCGTGGCGCGGGCCAAGATGGCCGAGGCCCAGACCCGGGTCCACGACGCGGTTCGCAGCATCGACCTCATGGATCCCACCAGCGAAGTGTCCCGCTTCGAGGACAAGGTCCGCCGTGAGGAGGCCCGCGTGCTCGGACGCCAGGAGCTCCAGGCGTCCAGCCTCGACGCGCAGTTCGAGGCGCTCGAGGATGACGGTGAGCTGCTCGAGGTCGAGGCGCGGCTGGCGGCGCTGAAGAAGGGCACGGCACCCCCCGCAATCGGCTCGGACCGGTAG
- a CDS encoding cyclic nucleotide-binding domain-containing protein → MEQADLERLSFFDGLPGWALARLAEAAREEELPAGRTVLHQHDRTRAVHLLLAGALQIHVRVGEDDLLVAVLRDPGELVGWSAFRPPYRATASVRCEQPSRLVTVPVA, encoded by the coding sequence ATGGAGCAGGCAGACCTGGAGCGGTTGTCGTTCTTCGACGGCCTGCCCGGGTGGGCCCTGGCCCGCCTGGCTGAGGCGGCCCGTGAGGAGGAGCTGCCCGCCGGCCGCACGGTGCTGCACCAGCACGACCGGACCCGGGCCGTCCACCTTCTGCTCGCCGGCGCACTCCAGATACACGTGCGTGTCGGTGAGGACGACCTGCTGGTGGCGGTGCTGCGTGACCCGGGGGAGCTGGTCGGCTGGTCGGCCTTTCGACCGCCCTACCGGGCGACGGCATCGGTCCGCTGCGAGCAGCCGAGCCGGCTGGTCACGGTGCCGGTGGC
- a CDS encoding DUF6326 family protein — protein MWIAMLFLFAYGDIFGFFSPGQIEEVMAGELSGMAITQVFLFAVSLYIAIASVMVFLSLVLSPTVNRWTNIVLPSLYVVSIVASAIGETSAYYWFLSIVESALLLVIVWYAWTWPRREVTP, from the coding sequence CTGTGGATCGCGATGCTCTTCCTGTTCGCCTATGGCGACATCTTCGGATTCTTCAGCCCGGGGCAGATCGAGGAGGTGATGGCCGGCGAGCTGTCGGGGATGGCGATCACGCAGGTCTTCCTGTTCGCGGTCTCGCTGTATATCGCGATCGCGAGCGTGATGGTGTTCCTCTCGCTGGTCCTCAGCCCGACCGTCAACCGCTGGACCAACATCGTCTTGCCCAGCCTGTACGTCGTCTCCATCGTGGCGTCGGCGATCGGCGAGACGTCGGCGTACTACTGGTTCTTGAGCATCGTGGAGAGTGCTCTTCTGCTGGTGATCGTCTGGTACGCGTGGACGTGGCCCAGGCGGGAGGTAACGCCCTGA